The Amaranthus tricolor cultivar Red isolate AtriRed21 chromosome 6, ASM2621246v1, whole genome shotgun sequence genome has a segment encoding these proteins:
- the LOC130814533 gene encoding probable anion transporter 5 — protein sequence MQEKRFPKRYLIVLLTFICTSVCYIERVGFSVAYTIAADAAGVNQSSKGTILSTFYYGYACSQVPGGWAAQKIGGRRVLLLSFVLWSLTCALVPLDPNRVFMLVFARLLVGVAQGFIFPSIHTVLAQWVPPHERSRSVSLTTSGMYLGAAAGMLVLPSLVKFKGPQSVFVAEAALGAMWSLLWFKYASDPPRSEHPKAAASGFGENLLPVKGHHKFKVENGGGLVKTSKIPWKKILVSLPVWAIVVNNFTFHYALYVLMNWLPTYFEQGLKLSLQDMGSSKMVPYLNMFIFSNIGGVVADHLITRKLMSTTRTRKFLNTLGFIVASLALMALPMFRTPGGAVFCSSVALGFLALGRAGFAVNHMDIAPRYAGIVMGVSNTAGTLAGIVGVELTGQLLEAAKVANYEISSPESWRSVFVIPGLLCILSSVVFVLFSTGERIFD from the coding sequence ATGCAAGAAAAGAGGTTTCCAAAACGTTACTTGATTGTACTTTTAACATTCATATGTACGTCTGTATGCTACATAGAGCGAGTCGGGTTCTCAGTTGCTTATACGATTGCTGCTGATGCTGCTGGTGTTAATCAATCTAGTAAAGGCACGATACTTTCTACGTTCTACTATGGATATGCCTGTTCACAAGTGCCGGGTGGGTGGGCAGCTCAGAAAATAGGAGGCAGGCGTGTGCTTTTGCTTTCATTCGTCTTATGGTCTTTGACTTGTGCTCTAGTCCCATTAGATCCTAATCGAGTTTTCATGTTGGTTTTTGCACGCCTTCTAGTCGGAGTAGCTCAAGGCTTTATCTTTCCTTCGATTCACACCGTATTGGCCCAATGGGTTCCTCCACACGAAAGGTCTAGATCCGTTTCTCTTACTACATCTGGGATGTACCTAGGTGCTGCTGCAGGAATGCTTGTGCTTCCGAGCCTGGTGAAGTTCAAGGGGCCTCAGTCTGTCTTTGTAGCCGAAGCAGCACTTGGAGCCATGTGGTCGCTGCTTTGGTTTAAATATGCATCTGACCCTCCTAGATCAGAGCACCCCAAAGCCGCTGCTTCTGGTTTTGGAGAAAATTTATTGCCCGTCAAAGGGCATCACAAGTTCAAAGTCGAGAACGGAGGGGGTTTAGTCAAAACTTCGAAGATACCTTGGAAGAAGATTTTGGTTAGCTTGCCGGTCTGGGCTATAGTAGTCAACAATTTCACATTCCATTACGCTTTGTACGTACTTATGAATTGGCTACCGACATATTTCGAGCAAGGCCTAAAACTTAGTCTTCAAGATATGGGTTCTTCCAAAATGGTGCCGTACCTCAACATGTTCATATTCTCAAATATCGGTGGGGTGGTTGCTGATCATCTCATCACAAGAAAGCTTATGTCTACAACTCGGACAAGAAAGTTTTTAAATACGTTAGGATTTATCGTAGCTTCCCTTGCATTGATGGCGTTGCCCATGTTTAGAACCCCTGGTGGGGCCGTGTTCTGTTCTTCTGTAGCACTTGGGTTCTTGGCTCTCGGAAGAGCTGGGTTTGCCGTGAATCATATGGATATAGCTCCACGATATGCTGGAATCGTTATGGGAGTTTCAAACACAGCCGGTACGCTAGCTGGTATCGTTGGCGTTGAGCTTACCGGCCAACTTCTTGAAGCTGCAAAAGTTGCTAATTATGAGATCTCTAGCCCGGAAAGCTGGCGATCAGTATTTGTTATTCCGGGTCTTCTGTGTATTCTTAGTTCAGTAGTGTTCGTGCTTTTTTCAACCGGAGAAAGAATATTCGACTGA